From one Tachysurus vachellii isolate PV-2020 chromosome 23, HZAU_Pvac_v1, whole genome shotgun sequence genomic stretch:
- the LOC132839039 gene encoding uncharacterized protein LOC132839039: MRIIQLLLYLLVCCGAAECFTEKSVDLGQNVTLKCEVAVKDVYWFLMKASEPPVFILRSFSRKSLDAHYSNTTFNKSFSLQYNNSLFIHNISTNELGVYCCIHTPTVSPPIISRGIRLYIQSHSAGNQTTIREDEQMQNQTDKEPKVIYSSQPLFVSVIMNCALALVVSVFTVERCRRSPKTQTQPPGLHQQQDNINPVYAEVQYNARNRCVTTTGPNSTYALLQAPNP; encoded by the exons ATGAGGATCATACAACTTCTGCTCT atCTGCTTGTGTGCTGTGGAGCTGCTGAATGTTTCACAGAGAAGTCTGTAGATTTGGGACAAAATGTGACTCTAAAGTGTGAAGTGGCTGTGAAAGACGTGTACTGGTTCCTGATGAAGGCGTCAGAACCTCCAGTGTTTATATTACGCTCATTTTCAAGAAAATCTTTGGATGCACATTACAGTAACACAACCTTCAACAAGAGCTTCTCACTGCAGTATAACAacagtttatttatacacaatatCAGTACTAATGAATTAGGAGTCTATTGTTGTATTCATACTCCTACTGTTTCACCTCCAATCATCAGCCGTGGAATCAGACTTTACATCCAGAGTCACTCAGCTG GAAATCAGACCACGATCAGAGAAGATGAACAGATGCAGAATCAGACGGACAAGGAACCTAAAGTGATCTATTCCTCACAACCTCTCTTTGTATCAGTAATAATGAACTGCGCTCTGGCTCTTGTGGTTTCAG TTTTTACGGTTGAGCGCTGCAGAAGATCTCCAAaaacccaaacacaacctcCTGGTTTACATCagcaacaggacaacatcaacCCTGTG TATGCTGAGGTGCAGTACAACGCGAGAAACAGATGTGTCACCACGACTGGCCCCAACAGCACATACGCTCTACTGCAGGCACCAAACCCGTGA
- the LOC132838761 gene encoding uncharacterized protein LOC132838761: MRIIQLLLYLLVCCGAAECFTEKSVDLGQNVTLKCEVAVKDVYWFLMKASEPPVFILRSFKIKPLDAQYSNTTFNKTFSLLYNSSLFIHNISTNELGVYCCIHTPSSSPLIISRGIRLYIQSHSAGNQTTIREDEQMQNQTDKEPKVIYSLLQPFIVSVIMNCTLALVVSVFTVERCRRSPKTQTQPPGLHQQQDNINPVYAEVQYNARNRCVTTTGPNSTYALLQAPNP; the protein is encoded by the exons ATGAGGATCATACAACTTCTGCTCT atCTACTTGTGTGCTGTGGAGCTGCTGAATGTTTCACAGAGAAGTCTGTAGATTTGGGACAAAATGTGACTCTAAAGTGTGAAGTGGCTGTGAAAGACGTGTACTGGTTCCTGATGAAGGCGTCAGAACCTCCAGTGTTTATATTACgctcttttaaaataaaacctttggATGCACAATACAGTAACACAACCTTCAACAAGACATTCTCACttttgtataacagcagtttatttatacacaatatCAGTACTAATGAATTAGGAGTATATTGTTGTATTCATACTCCTAGTAGTTCACCTCTAATCATCAGCCGTGGAATCAGACTTTACATCCAGAGTCACTCAGCTG GAAATCAGACCACGATTAGAGAAGATGAACAGATGCAGAATCAGACGGACAAGGAACCTAAAGTGATCTATTCCTTACTTCAACCTTTCATTGTATCAGTAATAATGAACTGCACTCTGGCTCTTGTGGTTTCAG TTTTTACGGTTGAGCGCTGCAGAAGATCTCCAAaaacccaaacacaacctcCTGGTTTACATCagcaacaggacaacatcaacCCTGTG TATGCTGAGGTGCAGTACAACGCGAGAAACAGATGTGTCACCACGACTGGCCCCAACAGCACATACGCTCTACTGCAGGCACCAAACCCGTGA
- the LOC132839046 gene encoding uncharacterized protein LOC132839046 isoform X2 has product MRIIQLLLYLLVCCGAAECFTEKSVDLGQNVTLKCEVAVKDVYWFLMKASEPPVFILRSFRRKSLDAHYSNTTFNKRFSLLYNSSLFIHNIRTNELGVYCCIHTPTVSPLIISRGIRLYIQSHSAGNQTTIREDEQMQNQTDKEPKVIYSLLQPFIVSVLMNCALALVVSVFTVVCCRRSPKTQTQPPGLHQQQDNINPVKSFTQVQKDDVFTVVEFTQFPLKA; this is encoded by the exons ATGAGGATCATACAACTTCTGCTCT atCTGCTTGTGTGCTGTGGAGCTGCTGAATGTTTCACAGAGAAGTCTGTAGATTTGGGACAAAATGTGACTCTAAAGTGTGAAGTGGCTGTGAAAGACGTGTACTGGTTCCTGATGAAGGCGTCAGAACCTCCAGTGTTTATATTACGCTCTTTTAGAAGAAAATCTTTGGATGCACATTACAGTAACACAACCTTCAACAAGAGATTCTCACttttgtataacagcagtttatttatacacaatatCAGAACTAATGAATTAGGAGTCTATTGTTGTATTCATACTCCTACTGTTTCACCTCTAATCATCAGCCGTGGAATCAGACTTTACATCCAGAGTCACTCAGCTG GAAATCAGACCACGATCAGAGAAGATGAACAGATGCAGAATCAGACGGACAAGGAACCTAAAGTGATCTATTCCTTACTTCAACCTTTCATTGTATCAGTATTAATGAACTGCGCTCTGGCTCTTGTGGTTTCAG TTTTTACGGTTGTGTGCTGCAGAAGATCTCCAAaaacccaaacacaacctcCTGGTTTACATCagcaacaggacaacatcaacCCTGTG AAAAGTTTCACACAGGTGCAGAAGGACGACGTTTTCACTGTGGTAGAGTTTACACAGTTTCCTCTTAAGGCCTAA
- the LOC132839046 gene encoding uncharacterized protein LOC132839046 isoform X1 translates to MRIIQLLLYLLVCCGAAECFTEKSVDLGQNVTLKCEVAVKDVYWFLMKASEPPVFILRSFRRKSLDAHYSNTTFNKRFSLLYNSSLFIHNIRTNELGVYCCIHTPTVSPLIISRGIRLYIQSHSAGNQTTIREDEQMQNQTDKEPKVIYSLLQPFIVSVLMNCALALVVSVFTVERCRRSPKTQTQPPGLHQQQDNINPVYAEVQYNARNRCVTTTGPNSTYALLQAPNP, encoded by the exons ATGAGGATCATACAACTTCTGCTCT atCTGCTTGTGTGCTGTGGAGCTGCTGAATGTTTCACAGAGAAGTCTGTAGATTTGGGACAAAATGTGACTCTAAAGTGTGAAGTGGCTGTGAAAGACGTGTACTGGTTCCTGATGAAGGCGTCAGAACCTCCAGTGTTTATATTACGCTCTTTTAGAAGAAAATCTTTGGATGCACATTACAGTAACACAACCTTCAACAAGAGATTCTCACttttgtataacagcagtttatttatacacaatatCAGAACTAATGAATTAGGAGTCTATTGTTGTATTCATACTCCTACTGTTTCACCTCTAATCATCAGCCGTGGAATCAGACTTTACATCCAGAGTCACTCAGCTG GAAATCAGACCACGATCAGAGAAGATGAACAGATGCAGAATCAGACGGACAAGGAACCTAAAGTGATCTATTCCTTACTTCAACCTTTCATTGTATCAGTATTAATGAACTGCGCTCTGGCTCTTGTGGTTTCAG TTTTTACGGTTGAGCGCTGCAGAAGATCTCCAAaaacccaaacacaacctcCTGGTTTACATCagcaacaggacaacatcaacCCTGTG TATGCTGAGGTGCAGTACAACGCGAGAAACAGATGTGTCACCACGACTGGCCCCAACAGCACATACGCTCTACTGCAGGCACCAAACCCGTGA
- the LOC132838530 gene encoding butyrophilin-like protein 10 isoform X2, whose protein sequence is MLLNSDIFIYHFKPVLIMFVTVDERYFYVFAFLLLINNVLVQSVHVVNGTQGRSVILPCSTSDVKTNVYWRYNDSTTVCDIINGKADFEEQHVKYKGRVETFQTEFPKGNFSIKLNNLTMFDAGMYTCNFPRTLIPVASYLKVTENGSESLVRRSDSLLICLLGYMLLSN, encoded by the exons ATGTTACTGAATTCTGACATTTTTATCTATCATTTTAAGCCAGTATTGATCATGTTTGTCACCGTGGACGAGAG ATACTTTTATGTATTTGCCTTCCTGCTGCTGATAAACAACG tgttgGTGCAGAGTGTCCATGTGGTTAATGGAACTCAAGGACGTAGCGTCATCTTACCGTGCTCAACCAGTGATGTTAAAACGAACGTGTATTGGCGATACAATGACAGCACCACGGTGTGCGACATCATCAATGGCAAAGCGGACTTTGAGGAGCAGCACGTAAAGTACAAGGGCAGGGTGGAGACTTTTCAGACAGAGTTTCCAAAAGGCAACTTTTCCATCAAACTGAACAACTTGACGATGTTTGATGCTGGAATGTATACCTGCAACTTCCCTAGAACACTTATACCGGTGGCATCGTACCTGAAAGTTACAG AGAACGGAAGTGAAAGTCTCGTGAGAAGATCAGACAGTCTTTTGATTTGCCTGCTGGGTTACATGCTGCTGAGCAACTGA
- the LOC132838530 gene encoding butyrophilin-like protein 10 isoform X1 translates to MLLNSDIFIYHFKPVLIMFVTVDERYFYVFAFLLLINNVLVQSVHVVNGTQGRSVILPCSTSDVKTNVYWRYNDSTTVCDIINGKADFEEQHVKYKGRVETFQTEFPKGNFSIKLNNLTMFDAGMYTCNFPRTLIPVASYLKVTATEIQTNQSVKNRTLRLRCLSHPMYTIEDWGNITWSAESSLVL, encoded by the exons ATGTTACTGAATTCTGACATTTTTATCTATCATTTTAAGCCAGTATTGATCATGTTTGTCACCGTGGACGAGAG ATACTTTTATGTATTTGCCTTCCTGCTGCTGATAAACAACG tgttgGTGCAGAGTGTCCATGTGGTTAATGGAACTCAAGGACGTAGCGTCATCTTACCGTGCTCAACCAGTGATGTTAAAACGAACGTGTATTGGCGATACAATGACAGCACCACGGTGTGCGACATCATCAATGGCAAAGCGGACTTTGAGGAGCAGCACGTAAAGTACAAGGGCAGGGTGGAGACTTTTCAGACAGAGTTTCCAAAAGGCAACTTTTCCATCAAACTGAACAACTTGACGATGTTTGATGCTGGAATGTATACCTGCAACTTCCCTAGAACACTTATACCGGTGGCATCGTACCTGAAAGTTACAG CAACAGAAATCCAAACAAATCAGAGTGTCAAGAACAGAACACTGAGGCTACGGTGTCTTTCTCACCCAATGTATACAATTGAAGACTGGGGAAACATCACCTGGTCTGCTGAATCTTCACTTGTGTTGTGA